One segment of Brassica napus cultivar Da-Ae chromosome C3, Da-Ae, whole genome shotgun sequence DNA contains the following:
- the LOC125583243 gene encoding uncharacterized protein LOC125583243: protein MDLERVRKHPWGVAAYDLLCNSVAKNRDKLKDKTTSYVLDGFSYVLQIWAMEAVPKIGKLCGKKLDKGNYDVVQDQAFRRADEVEDDRIQVLMELIKNKHDWSEHIWEIEETAVVYLSLDDESAVNDEGSVNFEAAESDEDFQTPKGSKNVGARSKKGKKRLLDRGMEKRRHKVLSSGPKQAPFNEDMKAFVTQLFEHNFSGMEQRLQKQMAETFDQMRTELKDLRKEPSVEVELGEPSPTKPSTSQTPLRRSTRGVKKH from the exons ATGGATCTTGAGAGAGTTCGAAAGCATCCTTGGGGAGTTGCTGCTTATGACCTTCTCTGCAATTCAGTAGCCAAAAATCGTGACAAATTGAAGGATAAGACTACTAGTTATGTGTTGGATGGATTCTCCTACGTGTTGcaaatttgggcaatggaagcGGTACCGAAGATTGGGAAGCTTTGTGGAAAAAAACTGGACAAGG GAAATTATGATGTAGTCCAAGATCAGGCTTTTCGCAGAGCTGATGAAGTGGAGGATGATAGAATCCAGGTTCTGATGGAGTTGATAAAGAATAAGCATGATTGGAGTGAGCATATTTGGGAAATTGAAGAAACTGCAGTGGTTTATTTATCTCTTGATGATGAATCAGCTGTGAATGATGAAGGAAGCGTGAATTTTGAAGCAGCCGAGAGTGATGAAGACTTTCAGACTCCAAAAGGATCAAAGAACGTAGGCGCTAGATCAAAGAAGGGTAAGAAGAGGCTTCTGGATCGTGGTATGGAAAAAAGGAGGCATAAGGTTCTTTCAAGTGGACCAAAGCAAGCGCCTTTTAATGAAGACATGAAGGCTTTTGTGACACAGTTGTTTGAGCACAATTTCTCTGGAATGGAGCAGAGACTACAGAAACAGATGGCTGAGACATTTGACCAAATGCGGACAGAGCTTAAAGATTTACGTAAGGAACCAAGCGTTGAAGTTGAGCTTGGAGAGCCTTCACC